A DNA window from Paenibacillus sp. HWE-109 contains the following coding sequences:
- a CDS encoding response regulator transcription factor, which translates to MTISVLIADDDPEIRDVIRIYLKNEGYRVFESEDGVQALELLHRESIDLIILDVMMPNMDGIRACFKIREMTKIPIIMLSAKSEDIDKITGLTTGADDYMAKPFNPLELVARVKAQLRRQTFTGVAENQAKASDRNIVEIDDLVIHINKHLVTVHGREALLTPIEFSILELLASHRGQVFNVEQIYRSVWKEDKFLSDNTVMVHVRNIREKIEDNPREPRFIKTVWGVGYKVE; encoded by the coding sequence TTGACAATAAGTGTGCTCATCGCAGACGATGATCCGGAAATTCGCGACGTCATTCGTATTTACTTGAAAAATGAAGGCTACCGCGTTTTTGAATCGGAGGACGGCGTTCAAGCACTTGAGCTGCTGCACCGCGAATCGATCGATTTGATCATTCTGGACGTCATGATGCCGAATATGGATGGGATTAGAGCTTGCTTCAAGATAAGAGAGATGACGAAAATTCCGATTATTATGCTCTCCGCCAAAAGTGAGGATATTGACAAAATAACGGGGCTTACGACCGGGGCGGATGACTACATGGCGAAGCCGTTTAACCCGCTGGAGTTGGTCGCAAGAGTCAAGGCGCAGCTGCGCAGGCAAACGTTTACCGGCGTGGCCGAAAATCAGGCCAAAGCTTCCGATAGGAACATAGTGGAGATCGACGACCTGGTTATTCACATAAACAAGCATCTTGTGACGGTGCACGGCAGAGAGGCGCTGCTTACACCAATCGAGTTTTCTATTTTGGAACTGCTTGCCAGCCATCGCGGACAGGTATTCAATGTAGAACAAATTTATAGGAGCGTTTGGAAAGAAGATAAATTTTTGTCTGACAATACTGTGATGGTCCACGTGCGCAACATTCGCGAGAAGATCGAAGATAATCCGCGTGAACCGCGATTTATCAAAACGGTTTGGGGAGTGGGATATAAAGTTGAATAG
- a CDS encoding class I SAM-dependent methyltransferase, whose translation MIRAMQEQLLFLYKFMRAPSQIGSVTPSSVFLAKKMLEPVQWNQVRSVAELGGGTGAITRHLAQVLHKEAKVLVFEKDQQLRSQLSARFRDFAYYADACSMQPALRREGIDELDCILSGLPFFNFPPALREQLMNQIEMTLKPGGLFIAFQYSQQMRKQLSQRFDIERVHFVPLNVPPAFVYVCRKRGVS comes from the coding sequence ATGATCAGAGCGATGCAAGAGCAGCTGTTATTTCTATATAAATTCATGCGTGCGCCGAGTCAGATCGGGAGTGTCACGCCGAGCTCTGTGTTTCTGGCCAAAAAAATGCTCGAGCCCGTTCAATGGAACCAAGTTAGGAGCGTTGCCGAGCTCGGAGGCGGTACTGGCGCCATTACCAGACATCTGGCACAGGTTCTGCATAAAGAGGCCAAAGTACTCGTTTTCGAAAAAGACCAGCAGCTGCGCAGTCAATTGTCCGCCAGGTTTCGGGACTTTGCCTACTATGCCGACGCTTGCAGCATGCAGCCTGCCTTACGGAGAGAAGGAATCGATGAGCTGGATTGCATCTTGAGCGGCCTCCCGTTTTTTAATTTTCCGCCAGCTCTGCGAGAGCAATTAATGAACCAGATCGAAATGACGCTGAAGCCAGGCGGCTTATTCATCGCCTTCCAGTATTCGCAGCAGATGCGGAAGCAGCTCAGCCAGCGATTTGACATCGAGCGCGTTCATTTTGTCCCGCTCAACGTTCCGCCTGCTTTCGTATACGTCTGCCGCAAAAGGGGAGTATCTTGA
- a CDS encoding phosphatase PAP2 family protein encodes MGADKTDASNIKSKLGTYLPLLWLFSIPVLNVFYGHLNNGSGNVGNLMTDLDNLIPFLPVFIIPYLFWYPFIFGMFIVLFLKDRAVYYRSLIALCAGLISCYLIYATYQTTVPRPSIIDNSWLTGLVKFVYAADKPFNCFPSIHVLTSYIVLKASYRCSFGRKARTAIVIAAWSIIISTLFVKQHALLDVAGAVLLSEALVFTLKLNRFRNRKPSKEIHFHEL; translated from the coding sequence ATGGGCGCGGATAAAACCGACGCCAGCAACATCAAATCGAAGCTTGGCACATATCTTCCGCTACTTTGGCTGTTTTCGATTCCCGTGTTGAACGTATTCTATGGTCATCTGAATAACGGCAGCGGCAATGTCGGCAATCTGATGACTGATTTAGACAATCTGATCCCTTTCCTTCCGGTATTTATTATTCCTTACTTGTTCTGGTATCCGTTCATATTCGGCATGTTCATCGTCTTGTTTCTGAAGGATAGAGCCGTCTACTACCGCAGCTTGATTGCCTTGTGCGCAGGGCTTATCTCCTGTTACCTTATTTATGCAACGTATCAAACGACCGTACCTAGACCGTCCATAATTGACAACAGTTGGCTAACTGGGCTTGTAAAATTTGTTTATGCAGCAGATAAGCCCTTCAACTGCTTCCCGAGCATTCATGTCCTGACCAGCTACATCGTACTGAAAGCATCTTATCGCTGCAGCTTTGGGCGAAAAGCGCGAACGGCGATTGTCATAGCCGCATGGAGCATCATCATCTCCACTCTATTCGTGAAACAGCATGCGCTTCTTGACGTTGCCGGGGCTGTTTTATTGTCCGAAGCGCTTGTTTTCACCCTAAAGCTTAACCGTTTTAGAAACCGCAAGCCATCAAAGGAGATTCACTTCCATGAATTATGA
- the glcD gene encoding glycolate oxidase subunit GlcD has translation MLENQVKAKLRGIVGDAYFKDDIETLVTHSYDGTPMLQQLPEGVIYPQNTAQVSAIMKVMSEHQIPLISRGSGTNLCGGTVPVQGGIVMVMHRMNAILEVDMQNLTATVQPGIITKTFIEHIEGLGLFYPPDPSSMAISTIGGNIAECSGGLRGLKYGTTKDYVIGLECVLASGEIMRTGGKLMKDVAGYDLTKLLIGSEGTLAVITEATLKLIPPPKHKKTMLAMFKDMYGAARTVSAIIENRIIPATLEFMDNPTIRVVNDFAKLGLPLDMEAILLIEQDGEFETVERDIARISEICQEEHADQISIASNQEEALKLLTARRSAFTALARLRPTTILEDATVPRSKIAEMVQQINRIAKKYDVQICTFGHAGDGNLHPTATTDARNHDEIERVEAAFEEIFEEAIRLGGTITGEHGVGLVKAPFLEWKVGSAGIAIMKNIKQGFDPLNILNPGKMFAKESRRRVVIDHV, from the coding sequence ATGCTTGAAAACCAAGTGAAAGCTAAACTTCGTGGTATCGTAGGCGACGCCTATTTTAAAGATGATATTGAAACGCTTGTCACACATTCCTACGATGGGACCCCCATGCTGCAACAGCTGCCTGAAGGGGTTATTTATCCGCAAAATACGGCCCAGGTATCGGCGATTATGAAAGTTATGAGCGAGCATCAAATACCGCTGATCAGCCGAGGTTCCGGGACGAATCTATGCGGAGGCACCGTTCCTGTACAAGGCGGCATCGTAATGGTTATGCATCGGATGAATGCCATACTCGAAGTGGACATGCAGAATTTAACCGCGACAGTGCAGCCAGGTATAATTACTAAGACATTTATTGAGCATATTGAAGGTTTGGGACTTTTTTACCCACCTGATCCGAGCAGCATGGCAATCTCTACGATTGGCGGCAATATTGCCGAGTGTTCCGGAGGCTTGCGCGGGTTGAAATACGGGACTACCAAAGATTACGTCATCGGACTAGAGTGCGTGCTGGCTTCAGGGGAAATTATGCGTACGGGCGGCAAATTGATGAAAGACGTTGCGGGTTATGATCTGACCAAGCTGCTGATCGGTTCGGAAGGAACCCTTGCGGTTATTACTGAAGCAACTTTGAAGCTCATCCCTCCCCCTAAGCATAAGAAAACTATGCTGGCGATGTTCAAAGATATGTACGGAGCGGCACGCACGGTATCTGCGATTATTGAGAATCGCATCATTCCTGCCACGCTGGAATTCATGGATAATCCGACGATTCGTGTGGTGAACGACTTCGCGAAGCTGGGGCTGCCACTCGATATGGAGGCTATTCTGCTCATTGAGCAAGATGGCGAGTTCGAGACAGTGGAGCGGGATATTGCCCGAATCTCGGAAATTTGCCAGGAAGAGCATGCGGATCAAATCAGCATCGCCAGCAATCAAGAAGAAGCCCTGAAGCTGCTTACAGCTAGGCGAAGTGCTTTCACGGCGCTGGCTCGGCTTCGTCCCACGACAATTTTGGAAGATGCGACTGTACCGCGTTCCAAAATCGCCGAGATGGTGCAGCAGATTAATCGTATTGCGAAGAAGTACGACGTGCAGATATGCACTTTTGGTCATGCCGGGGATGGCAATTTGCACCCGACAGCGACTACGGACGCTAGAAATCATGATGAGATCGAGCGCGTCGAGGCCGCTTTTGAGGAAATTTTTGAAGAAGCGATACGTCTTGGCGGTACGATTACGGGAGAGCACGGCGTCGGGCTCGTTAAAGCGCCATTCCTGGAATGGAAAGTTGGAAGCGCAGGGATCGCCATCATGAAGAATATTAAACAGGGCTTCGACCCTTTGAACATCCTCAATCCGGGTAAAATGTTTGCCAAAGAGTCCAGACGCAGGGTGGTGATCGACCATGTCTAA
- a CDS encoding sensor histidine kinase, whose amino-acid sequence MNRDFLSLLNWKKSIRLRLLGSLLFSLVAAFFGTSLINDFLNFILPQIIVMKSESEALSFANAALSFLSFLFFFLLIFFFLMRPIVRKVRTLADGLMAIANGDLNYRVPLPGQDELGEVAQNINYMAEQLQSMMKRERQIETSKMELITHVSHDLRTPLTSIIGYLNLLKNDDYQDLDEHKRYIHNAFNKTQQMKKLIDDLFEYTRLTSGDANLTFQVIDLNSLLEQIIIEFEPIAQELSLTIRKDWEQQSLFAHVDVERLVRAIDNLLMNALKFSLKPGEITVRLAERDHLVVLAVENWGSPITKEQEKLLFERFYKAEPSRRDRDVPSGAGLGLSIANYIVELHGGRIGLKHANGHFTFYIELPKAAQITKYNESEEII is encoded by the coding sequence TTGAATAGAGACTTCCTTTCCCTCTTGAACTGGAAGAAGAGCATTAGGCTGCGCTTGCTCGGATCGCTTCTATTTAGCCTGGTCGCTGCTTTTTTCGGAACGTCCCTCATCAATGATTTTTTGAATTTTATTTTGCCGCAGATTATCGTCATGAAGAGTGAAAGTGAGGCTCTTTCCTTTGCTAACGCAGCCTTGTCTTTCCTCTCGTTCTTATTTTTCTTTTTACTCATCTTTTTCTTTCTGATGCGTCCTATCGTCAGGAAAGTGAGAACTCTTGCCGACGGCCTCATGGCGATCGCCAATGGGGATCTCAATTACCGGGTGCCCCTGCCGGGCCAAGACGAGTTGGGGGAAGTCGCGCAGAACATCAATTACATGGCTGAGCAGCTTCAGAGCATGATGAAGAGAGAGCGCCAGATCGAGACATCAAAGATGGAGCTGATCACGCACGTATCTCATGATTTGCGCACGCCTTTGACGAGCATCATCGGCTATTTGAACCTGCTCAAAAATGACGACTACCAGGATCTGGACGAACACAAACGGTACATCCATAATGCCTTTAACAAGACCCAGCAAATGAAAAAGCTGATCGACGATCTGTTCGAGTATACCCGTCTTACCAGCGGAGACGCCAATCTTACCTTCCAGGTGATCGACCTCAACAGCCTTCTGGAGCAAATTATCATCGAGTTCGAGCCGATCGCGCAGGAGCTCTCCCTTACGATCAGGAAGGATTGGGAACAACAGTCCCTATTTGCCCATGTGGATGTTGAAAGGCTGGTACGGGCGATCGATAACCTGCTCATGAATGCCCTCAAGTTCTCCTTGAAGCCCGGTGAAATCACGGTTCGACTTGCCGAGCGCGATCATCTTGTTGTGCTTGCGGTTGAAAATTGGGGAAGTCCGATTACCAAGGAGCAGGAAAAGCTATTGTTCGAGCGTTTTTATAAAGCAGAGCCTTCCAGGCGTGATCGAGATGTGCCTTCGGGTGCAGGACTCGGTCTATCGATTGCGAACTATATCGTCGAGCTGCATGGAGGAAGAATCGGTCTGAAGCATGCGAACGGGCATTTCACCTTTTATATCGAGCTGCCGAAAGCGGCACAAATAACGAAGTACAATGAGAGTGAGGAGATTATATGA
- a CDS encoding VTT domain-containing protein has protein sequence MAAVAPSVIRLCGAVTVSALLHQVPAFILTYLGVVSGLTLGYLLGRCVGTAVLARLSRKKKMEKYLRFSETLVQKYGSFAIGISL, from the coding sequence ATGGCTGCTGTCGCTCCTTCAGTGATTCGGTTATGCGGCGCTGTGACTGTTAGCGCACTTTTGCATCAGGTTCCTGCGTTCATTCTAACGTATTTAGGTGTCGTTTCCGGCTTAACGCTAGGCTACTTGCTCGGTCGCTGCGTTGGAACAGCTGTTTTGGCGAGATTAAGTCGTAAGAAAAAAATGGAAAAATATTTACGTTTTTCGGAGACGCTTGTCCAAAAATATGGTAGCTTTGCAATAGGCATTAGTTTATGA
- a CDS encoding (Fe-S)-binding protein, whose translation MSNATAKSLQESLKLKLDYDQLTNCMRCGFCLPACPTFKETGVEAESPRGRISLMKAAVDGIMEPNVRFEEQMGHCLGCRACEPACPADVKYGQLIEQARDAIEDHTTQHRTWVKGVRKIVFGQLFPHQNRMKLLGKGLRFYQKSGAQTLARKTGVVGLFSKQMSAMERILPEAAGKGVVDQLGTRVPAIGEKVGTVGMFRGCLMDVLFTETNRKTVQLLAKAGFDVVIPEAQNCCGALHAHSGEMDQAKQLARHNIRAFQEAGVDYIVSNAGGCGAILVEYDHLLHDDAQWQEQAKWFASRVKDISTILLEKGRPLPFTEGPGVRITYQDSCHLRNVMKAGESPRKLLKQMPGATFVEMKDAGSCCGSAGIYNLTQPDMANTILDHKMDHAKATEAHYIVTSNPGCLLQMKLGIDKHAPGSPMQAVHIVDFLYERV comes from the coding sequence ATGTCTAATGCTACGGCTAAGTCGCTCCAGGAATCACTGAAATTGAAGCTGGATTATGATCAGCTAACGAACTGCATGCGCTGCGGATTTTGTTTGCCGGCTTGTCCAACCTTCAAGGAAACCGGTGTGGAAGCGGAATCCCCGCGTGGGCGAATCTCTTTGATGAAAGCTGCGGTTGACGGAATTATGGAACCCAATGTTCGATTCGAGGAGCAAATGGGCCATTGTCTAGGTTGTAGAGCGTGTGAACCTGCGTGTCCAGCGGACGTCAAATATGGTCAATTGATTGAACAGGCGAGGGATGCCATCGAGGATCACACCACACAGCACCGAACTTGGGTAAAAGGTGTGCGCAAGATCGTTTTTGGCCAGTTGTTCCCTCATCAGAATCGCATGAAGCTGCTAGGCAAGGGGCTTAGATTTTATCAAAAGTCAGGCGCCCAAACTCTCGCACGAAAAACCGGCGTCGTTGGTCTATTTTCCAAACAGATGTCCGCGATGGAACGTATTTTGCCAGAAGCGGCTGGGAAGGGCGTTGTGGATCAACTAGGAACCCGGGTTCCTGCGATTGGGGAGAAAGTGGGTACCGTCGGCATGTTCCGCGGGTGCTTAATGGACGTGTTGTTTACGGAAACGAACCGTAAAACCGTACAACTGCTGGCCAAAGCCGGATTCGATGTGGTGATCCCGGAAGCTCAGAACTGCTGCGGCGCCCTCCACGCTCATAGTGGAGAGATGGATCAGGCTAAGCAATTGGCTCGCCATAATATTCGCGCTTTTCAGGAAGCAGGTGTGGATTATATTGTGTCGAATGCAGGCGGGTGCGGTGCGATTCTGGTTGAGTATGATCATTTGCTGCATGACGATGCCCAGTGGCAGGAGCAGGCGAAGTGGTTTGCGAGCAGGGTGAAGGACATCAGTACAATTTTGTTGGAAAAAGGTCGTCCGCTCCCCTTCACGGAAGGGCCTGGCGTTCGTATTACGTATCAGGACTCCTGCCATTTGCGCAATGTAATGAAAGCCGGGGAGTCTCCACGCAAATTGCTTAAGCAGATGCCAGGAGCGACTTTTGTCGAGATGAAAGATGCGGGGTCCTGCTGCGGATCCGCCGGAATTTATAATTTGACTCAGCCGGATATGGCGAATACGATTCTCGACCACAAGATGGATCACGCCAAAGCTACGGAGGCCCATTACATCGTGACCAGCAACCCTGGTTGTTTGCTGCAAATGAAGTTGGGCATTGATAAACATGCTCCTGGTTCGCCGATGCAAGCTGTGCATATCGTGGATTTTCTTTATGAGCGCGTGTAG
- a CDS encoding adenosylhomocysteinase, which translates to MNSNAKERSKIQDIALAGEGRLKIEWASAHMPVLNRIKDRFVIEQPFKGLKVAISLHLEAKTAYLAKVIQAGGAQVTITGSNPLSTQDDICAALVTDGITVYAKYNPDPLEYKQLLIDTIETEPDLIIDDGGDLVGILHTERRDLLGKVRGGAEETTTGIWRLKAMEKEERLEFPMIAVNDASCKYLFDNRYGTGQSVWDGINRTTNLVVAGKVVVVAGYGWCGKGVAMRAKGLGAKVVVTETDSIKAVEAYMDGFEVMPMHEAAQIGDIFVTVTGNKDVICGKHYFLMKDGAILTNAGHFDVEVNVKDLEDIAVSHRTVRKNINEYTFIDGRCVYLLAEGRLVNLAAGDGHPAEIMDMTFALQAMSLKYVNEHYQSLGSKVINVPFELDEQVALYKLDSLGIEIDRLTAEQQTYLANWAGH; encoded by the coding sequence ATGAATTCGAATGCCAAGGAACGCAGTAAAATCCAGGATATCGCATTGGCGGGGGAAGGCAGGCTTAAAATCGAGTGGGCGAGCGCACATATGCCCGTACTGAATCGAATCAAGGATCGATTCGTCATCGAACAGCCTTTTAAAGGATTGAAAGTTGCCATATCGCTTCACTTGGAGGCGAAGACGGCTTATCTTGCGAAGGTCATTCAAGCAGGCGGTGCACAAGTGACGATTACAGGCAGCAACCCGTTATCCACCCAAGATGACATATGCGCAGCGCTCGTTACCGACGGCATTACCGTCTATGCTAAGTATAATCCAGATCCGCTGGAGTATAAGCAACTGCTGATCGATACGATCGAAACAGAGCCGGATTTAATCATTGACGACGGCGGGGATTTGGTAGGCATTCTGCATACGGAACGTCGCGATTTGTTAGGGAAGGTACGCGGCGGGGCTGAGGAAACGACAACAGGGATATGGCGTTTGAAGGCGATGGAAAAGGAAGAGCGGCTCGAATTCCCGATGATTGCGGTGAACGACGCGTCATGCAAATATTTGTTTGACAACAGGTACGGTACGGGGCAATCGGTGTGGGACGGGATTAATCGGACGACTAACCTGGTCGTTGCTGGTAAAGTCGTCGTCGTGGCAGGCTATGGCTGGTGCGGCAAAGGCGTTGCGATGCGTGCCAAAGGCTTGGGGGCGAAAGTCGTGGTCACAGAAACGGACTCGATCAAAGCCGTTGAGGCGTACATGGACGGATTTGAGGTTATGCCTATGCATGAAGCGGCCCAAATCGGCGATATTTTCGTCACGGTTACCGGTAATAAGGATGTCATATGTGGTAAGCATTATTTTCTGATGAAGGACGGAGCCATTCTTACGAATGCGGGCCATTTCGATGTGGAAGTCAATGTGAAGGATCTCGAAGACATCGCCGTCTCGCATCGGACTGTCAGGAAAAACATCAACGAGTACACGTTCATCGACGGTCGCTGCGTCTATTTACTTGCAGAAGGGCGGCTCGTTAACTTAGCAGCGGGCGACGGTCATCCGGCAGAAATCATGGATATGACTTTTGCCCTGCAAGCAATGTCGTTGAAATATGTGAACGAGCATTATCAAAGTCTCGGCAGTAAAGTCATAAATGTACCGTTCGAGTTGGACGAACAGGTTGCACTCTACAAGCTGGACTCGCTTGGTATTGAAATTGACAGGCTTACGGCGGAACAGCAAACTTATCTTGCGAACTGGGCGGGGCATTGA
- a CDS encoding TIGR00266 family protein: MKHEILYKGAFPMLKVQLEQGENIKAEAGAMVSMSPNVELKGTVDGGIMRGLGRMLSGEKFFFQELTPSRGPGEVLLAPAVIGDIEAVELDGSYKLFVQKDGFLAGTSGIQVNTKMQNLMSGFMSGEGFFIVEISGKGTVFLSSYGAIHAINLSPGEEVVIDNGHLVAWPDYTHYTIEKAAKGWLSSVTSGEGVVCRFRGEGVVLIQTRNPKSFGGWLRQFIPGGR; this comes from the coding sequence ATGAAACACGAAATCCTGTATAAAGGTGCTTTTCCCATGTTGAAAGTACAGCTTGAACAAGGAGAGAACATCAAAGCTGAGGCAGGGGCCATGGTTTCCATGTCACCTAATGTGGAGCTCAAAGGAACGGTAGATGGCGGTATTATGCGAGGTTTGGGCCGAATGCTCAGCGGCGAGAAGTTCTTTTTTCAAGAACTGACCCCTTCCAGAGGACCTGGAGAGGTCTTGCTCGCGCCAGCTGTAATCGGCGACATTGAGGCCGTCGAACTGGATGGATCGTACAAGCTCTTCGTACAAAAAGACGGCTTCCTAGCTGGCACCTCCGGCATCCAGGTCAATACCAAGATGCAGAATCTGATGAGCGGCTTTATGTCGGGCGAAGGCTTTTTCATCGTGGAAATTAGCGGCAAAGGCACCGTCTTCCTATCGTCCTACGGGGCAATTCATGCCATTAACCTTTCACCAGGTGAAGAGGTTGTCATTGATAATGGGCATCTGGTCGCTTGGCCAGATTATACCCACTACACCATCGAAAAAGCGGCCAAAGGCTGGCTATCCAGCGTTACGAGCGGAGAAGGCGTAGTCTGCCGATTCCGTGGGGAAGGTGTCGTACTGATTCAAACACGCAATCCCAAAAGTTTCGGCGGCTGGTTAAGACAGTTTATTCCGGGTGGCCGTTAA
- a CDS encoding helix-turn-helix domain-containing protein → MALIEMTIPPFPHYITSGFNTIPKNAKHPSRSHIEVFDLLITTSGCLFLAEEEQRFEVAPGQALILRPDCYHFATQVCAEDTSTYWMHFHAGGLWNMVDNTIPALPLEDPSPVFIEPFAVEPFTIRIPQYTTLLQPEKTYELFEQLHQLQPRAHMSGVRFAQQQLFHELLLQLSVSATKEQRSPSLACAEKAASYLRQHYRETVSAKALGDHVNFHPVYIARCMQREYGCSPTEYLLRLRIQQAKLLLLQTDLPVAHVGEEVGFEQPAYFATCFTRLEGISPRKYRQRFARN, encoded by the coding sequence ATGGCCTTGATAGAAATGACAATCCCGCCTTTTCCGCATTACATTACAAGCGGTTTCAATACCATTCCTAAGAACGCCAAGCATCCCAGCAGAAGTCATATTGAGGTTTTTGATCTCTTGATCACCACCTCCGGCTGCCTCTTTCTGGCGGAAGAGGAGCAGCGGTTTGAGGTTGCTCCTGGTCAAGCCCTCATTCTAAGACCTGACTGCTACCATTTTGCAACCCAAGTATGCGCGGAGGATACCTCGACGTATTGGATGCACTTCCACGCTGGAGGTCTCTGGAACATGGTTGATAACACAATTCCAGCCTTGCCGCTTGAAGATCCCTCTCCCGTCTTTATCGAGCCATTCGCGGTTGAACCATTTACCATCCGAATCCCGCAGTATACGACCCTCCTGCAGCCTGAGAAAACGTATGAGCTGTTCGAGCAGCTTCATCAACTGCAGCCGCGCGCGCATATGAGCGGTGTTCGGTTTGCCCAGCAGCAGTTGTTTCATGAACTGCTGCTCCAACTATCCGTTTCTGCGACAAAGGAACAACGCTCACCTTCGCTCGCCTGTGCGGAAAAAGCTGCTTCCTATTTGCGTCAGCATTACCGAGAGACGGTTTCCGCCAAAGCGCTTGGCGATCATGTTAACTTCCATCCCGTGTACATCGCCCGCTGCATGCAAAGAGAATACGGTTGCTCGCCGACGGAATACCTGCTCCGCCTGCGCATCCAGCAGGCCAAGCTGCTGCTGCTTCAAACCGACCTTCCGGTTGCTCATGTTGGAGAAGAAGTCGGCTTCGAGCAGCCTGCCTATTTTGCTACTTGCTTCACCCGCCTGGAAGGCATTTCTCCGCGCAAGTACAGGCAGCGTTTCGCCAGAAATTAG